In the genome of Shewanella glacialimarina, one region contains:
- a CDS encoding DUF5710 domain-containing protein: MPNARQISEEQQDVFEDAPISGSVMVSGPPGTGKTVIAFLRAQALSRKKITAVVLMYNRVLRSYTQNIAAEIDGDVNSKTMHSWLPEWWKLHCIEREADDSEATSKSDKVFLNNPFSDKDEVKAAGGRFDRVLKKWFVNRDVYEADSKLFSKWPEFIPILQAQDKIYLKPCYEERVEVKAAGANFDQQKKRWFITKQQLDDNFERFERWLGFGGKFDPPELKKWHYDWELMLDQYLELDSDKFIDWGHLIIDEAQDFPPDFFKFLLGASRCMINGGITILADENQRLHDGQNSSLEDIRKCLKIKKENEFRLTQNFRNTKPIALLAQYFYVGLPTGTPDIPEKTGDKPKLVAVKEQLQQVMYIKNYLKFRGAQEVAIVVDSDDDRRFYFDKLIAELPNYKVQTYSSFDPKTSETLKFDEQGVITILNRRSCKGLEFDTVFIPELQNFSFSDTELVTFQMNMYVVCSRARSELVLMYLKDEKSKAPILEHLPSEGSGLMEYREI, encoded by the coding sequence ATGCCGAATGCTCGTCAAATAAGCGAGGAGCAACAGGATGTTTTTGAAGATGCTCCTATCTCAGGTAGTGTGATGGTTTCTGGTCCTCCAGGAACTGGTAAAACCGTGATCGCTTTTTTGAGGGCTCAAGCTTTATCCCGTAAAAAAATAACAGCAGTAGTATTAATGTATAACCGTGTTTTGAGAAGTTATACACAAAATATAGCCGCTGAGATTGATGGTGATGTAAATTCAAAAACGATGCATAGCTGGTTACCTGAATGGTGGAAACTGCACTGTATAGAGAGAGAAGCTGATGACTCAGAAGCTACATCTAAATCTGATAAGGTTTTTTTGAATAATCCATTTAGTGATAAAGATGAAGTAAAAGCTGCTGGTGGCCGATTTGACAGAGTATTAAAGAAGTGGTTTGTTAACCGTGATGTCTATGAAGCGGATAGTAAACTTTTCTCTAAATGGCCAGAGTTTATACCGATACTCCAAGCTCAAGATAAAATTTATTTGAAACCCTGCTATGAAGAGCGGGTTGAGGTCAAGGCTGCTGGAGCAAACTTCGATCAGCAAAAAAAAAGATGGTTTATTACTAAACAACAATTAGATGATAATTTTGAAAGATTTGAGAGATGGTTAGGTTTTGGTGGGAAGTTTGATCCTCCAGAATTAAAGAAATGGCATTACGATTGGGAGCTTATGCTTGACCAATACCTAGAGCTAGACTCAGACAAGTTTATAGATTGGGGACATTTAATTATTGATGAAGCTCAGGATTTCCCTCCTGATTTTTTTAAATTTTTGCTTGGTGCGAGCCGATGCATGATTAATGGTGGGATAACAATTTTAGCGGATGAAAATCAGCGTTTACATGATGGCCAAAATTCATCTTTGGAAGATATTCGTAAATGCCTGAAGATAAAGAAAGAAAATGAGTTCCGCTTGACTCAGAACTTTAGAAATACAAAACCAATAGCATTGCTAGCGCAGTATTTCTATGTTGGGTTGCCAACGGGAACGCCAGATATACCAGAAAAAACAGGTGATAAACCTAAGCTGGTTGCTGTAAAAGAACAATTGCAGCAAGTAATGTATATTAAGAACTACTTGAAATTTAGAGGTGCGCAAGAGGTTGCTATAGTTGTAGACTCAGACGATGATCGTCGGTTTTATTTTGATAAGCTGATTGCTGAGCTACCAAATTATAAGGTACAGACATATTCGAGCTTTGATCCGAAAACAAGTGAAACTTTAAAGTTTGATGAGCAAGGCGTAATTACTATATTGAATAGAAGAAGTTGCAAGGGGTTGGAGTTTGATACGGTATTTATCCCAGAGCTACAAAACTTTTCTTTTAGTGATACAGAGTTAGTAACATTTCAGATGAATATGTATGTAGTGTGTTCTCGGGCTCGTTCTGAATTAGTATTAATGTATCTTAAAGATGAGAAGAGTAAGGCTCCCATATTAGAGCATTTACCAAGTGAAGGTTCAGGGTTAATGGAATATAGGGAAATCTAA
- the drmB gene encoding DUF1998 domain-containing protein — translation MTDSNRSYRSSQLISPFGPGSIIDIGDESLILMDIKHWPKNLDEIKLERLTREAGVWSLKKPPILKSRWENVHKKNALMTVRFPAWMFCPKCRHLGRWHKDDPLNESGVPVCQNKNCNNKSLAPMRFVAACNKGHLQDIPWDRWAHMGGESKCSSPKTDLYFKARKDMGSGLGALEVHCKHCGAKNSLARIMDDGALKIKCSNKQPWEFNKDYSEKCDEPLHVLQRGASNLYYPIIRSALDIPYESSSIGNSIIDKIQGCEDYDNLLRARERGKEGAVKLYAEYLAEEFGFSIDAILGAVEGGGEPPRVFRIPKDEDLRVAEWEVLSATDIEDKQTDNFKARIANFAGEETFGCHSLISKVVLLDKLREVRAFCGFERIKPDDNPVLMHGDSKQKPWLPACEVFGEGVFIEFDQTALEDWEYASSEFLIPRLSGVLSRYANVTSTYLPEPSAKFIALHTFAHLIIRQLSFESGYSSGSLRERIYAAEGQAGVLIYTADGDSEGSLGGLVQQGEAHRLFPAIVAALETANWCSNDPVCSELDTQGVMGLNKAACHSCALVSETSCEHNNLLLDRKLVIGDGKEQGLFSSIMKRVSEGGI, via the coding sequence TTGGTCACTCAAAAAACCACCTATCCTTAAGAGTCGTTGGGAAAACGTTCATAAAAAAAATGCATTAATGACAGTGCGCTTTCCTGCTTGGATGTTTTGTCCAAAATGCAGACATTTAGGGCGTTGGCATAAAGATGACCCTTTAAATGAAAGTGGAGTACCAGTTTGTCAAAACAAAAACTGCAATAATAAATCCCTAGCTCCAATGCGATTCGTCGCGGCTTGTAACAAAGGACACCTTCAAGATATACCATGGGATCGTTGGGCACACATGGGGGGGGAATCAAAATGTTCATCCCCAAAGACAGATCTATATTTTAAAGCTAGAAAAGATATGGGAAGTGGGTTGGGTGCTTTGGAGGTACATTGTAAACATTGTGGTGCAAAAAATTCATTAGCAAGAATAATGGATGATGGCGCCCTTAAAATTAAGTGTTCAAATAAGCAGCCTTGGGAGTTTAATAAAGATTACAGTGAAAAGTGTGATGAACCATTACATGTTCTTCAGCGTGGTGCGAGTAACCTTTACTACCCAATAATTCGTTCAGCTCTCGATATACCTTATGAATCATCGTCAATAGGTAACAGTATTATTGATAAAATCCAAGGTTGTGAAGACTATGACAATCTATTAAGAGCTAGAGAACGTGGTAAAGAAGGCGCAGTTAAGCTCTATGCTGAGTATTTAGCGGAAGAGTTTGGTTTTTCCATTGATGCAATTTTGGGCGCAGTAGAAGGAGGCGGAGAACCTCCTAGAGTATTCCGTATCCCCAAAGACGAAGACCTACGAGTTGCAGAGTGGGAGGTGTTAAGTGCTACTGACATCGAAGATAAGCAGACTGACAACTTTAAAGCTCGAATTGCTAATTTTGCTGGAGAGGAAACATTTGGCTGTCACAGTCTAATATCAAAAGTTGTCTTATTAGATAAACTTCGAGAGGTTCGAGCATTCTGTGGTTTTGAAAGGATTAAGCCAGATGATAATCCTGTTTTGATGCATGGTGACTCAAAACAAAAACCATGGTTGCCTGCTTGTGAGGTGTTTGGAGAAGGAGTATTCATTGAGTTTGACCAAACTGCACTTGAGGATTGGGAATATGCGTCTAGTGAATTCTTAATACCTAGGTTATCCGGTGTGTTAAGTCGCTACGCTAATGTTACTTCTACTTACTTACCAGAACCTTCAGCAAAGTTCATTGCTTTGCATACGTTTGCTCATTTAATTATTCGTCAGTTAAGTTTTGAAAGTGGATACTCAAGCGGTTCTTTACGAGAACGGATTTATGCAGCAGAAGGGCAAGCCGGTGTATTAATTTATACCGCAGATGGTGATTCAGAAGGTAGCTTGGGAGGACTAGTACAACAAGGGGAGGCGCACAGATTGTTCCCTGCTATTGTTGCTGCACTTGAAACTGCCAATTGGTGCTCTAATGATCCGGTATGTAGCGAATTGGATACTCAGGGTGTCATGGGGTTAAATAAAGCCGCTTGTCATTCTTGTGCATTAGTATCTGAAACCAGTTGCGAACATAATAATCTATTACTAGATCGCAAGTTAGTCATCGGTGACGGAAAAGAACAAGGGCTATTTAGTAGCATCATGAAGCGTGTTAGTGAGGGGGGGATCTAA